A genomic stretch from Malus domestica chromosome 15, GDT2T_hap1 includes:
- the LOC103416127 gene encoding uncharacterized protein, producing the protein MIKYGLNLRGQQKKQPTRPPVPKPLGFGDDDDDNDVEKEISRQASKNKSLKDIEEQQRKALEQDPSVFDYDGVYDQMKQKAIQPRVQDRQERMARYIPGIQRKAEERKREQEIIYERKLQKERNQEDHLYADKERFVTGAYKKKLAEQAKWAEEDRLRQLREEKDDVTKKKDLTDFYFNLQKNVAFGAENVKSRKLEKQEELSRPDKHEEDRDRPIAVALEPLGPSSVREGHLEKQTESGKPDKLEDRVIAAASVPLESPRVIEGHLDESLTKSKCRDELSEEKQASNPSAQEKPSVEQPPENQPSTNHHKRSADDVAAARERYLARKRPKEP; encoded by the coding sequence atgattaAGTACGGGTTGAACCTAAGGGGGCAGCAGAAGAAGCAGCCGACAAGGCCTCCTGTCCCTAAACCTCTGGGTTTTGGTGACGATGACGACGACAATGATGTTGAGAAGGAAATATCTCGCCAGGCTTCCAAGAACAAATCTCTCAAGGATATTGAGGAACAGCAGAGGAAGGCACTGGAGCAGGACCCGTCGGTGTTCGACTATGATGGAGTTTATGACCAGATGAAACAGAAAGCCATCCAACCGCGGGTGCAAGATCGTCAAGAGAGAATGGCAAGGTATATTCCTGGTATACAGAGAAAGGCAGAAGAACGAAAGCGAGAGCAGGAGATAATATACGAGAGAAAACTACAGAAAGAGAGAAACCAAGAGGATCACCTCTATGCAGACAAGGAACGCTTTGTCACAGGTGcttacaaaaagaaacttgCAGAGCAAGCAAAATGGGCAGAGGAAGATCGACTGCGTCAACTTCGGGAGGAGAAAGATGATGTTACCAAGAAGAAAGACTTGACTGATTTCTACTTCAACCTTCAAAAAAATGTTGCTTTTGGTGCAGAAAATGTGAAGTCCAGGAAGCTAGAGAAGCAGGAGGAATTAAGCAGGCCAGATAAACATGAAGAAGATAGAGATAGACCAATTGCCGTAGCATTGGAGCCATTGGGGCCTTCCAGTGTGAGAGAGGGGCATCTAGAGAAGCAGACCGAATCAGGCAAGCCAGACAAACTTGAAGACAGAGTAATCGCTGCAGCATCAGTGCCGTTGGAGTCTCCCAGGGTGATAGAAGGACATCTAGATGAAAGTTTAACCAAGTCTAAATGTCGTGATGAGCTCTCTGAAGAAAAGCAAGCTTCAAATCCTTCAGCACAGGAAAAACCGTCAGTTGAACAGCCGCCAGAAAACCAACCGAGT